A single genomic interval of Labeo rohita strain BAU-BD-2019 chromosome 13, IGBB_LRoh.1.0, whole genome shotgun sequence harbors:
- the nin gene encoding ninein isoform X2: MALSASLCFEQEYIGVLERLMDGARDQYEERLKEVFESFDGSGLGSLSTEELTDLCRALQLEENALNTLIHTLLEDQISARVDFEQFKDALILVLSSANTNDPEECLEQPDSPEVQPRFVKGSKRYGRRSAPEFIHTHADSHTQAEDEEEKDEDAQESDDRTVPRKRERWNADISISEEFEAEGQLHLWNPDEPSTPRSNAVPLCDMEERLHNACHQLSLPINGTATLQQLHTLCQHIGIEVGEDLLQCADDSAMDVQEFISCIINHSKPPTPSASTPYRQLKRLHSTQFDESGRRISCALSSTIGLRVFSDLDDGSGHAPVETLLYRWMEEGVDNSSEILQAMDFNLEGKVNLSELTVALENELLSTKNSIHQAALVSFKAEIRHLLECVDLERREKERIRFDLDKAEKLKSQLASEVDDHHAAIERNNELNLRKLEQEYKESMTALRAELSREVELVQQQASQQREELEQEIGKMREDETFLREHLSLTIKENGRLESELIETTEKLVEAESQLNKVQKNLDGVLKEKFGDLDPDSAEFYQQEERLRQLRRNYEEQCRALQDHIDELEAQLEEYKTSGHTPSIRPGLSLSDELARKSPGPGSLEQQQLNMSLETEMLLEQHQREIEKIRAMLYEEKRSAEEERSHLSLQHQQEVQVLREELAREQERANRLEQEISALKTLHQQELHSLTQEAQGARSHVEQLEAKLQVLEEKQTAYEEQIRAHAEEMSLMESKRQEVLQEQRERLQVEKENEENRLKKQWKEEQKSYEELLSAQLEEMQQKTEQECVELEQRLREEWEQERQELEESSKEALQAVLEERERRLKEEWERERQELEEISKETLQAVLEEKLERERRLRQQWDEERSSLENKHHALLLQRLQEEREHLRSQQEETESIIIEHWGRERAQLEKQHEEALQACLEQERKRLQVEREEQERRWQQVLNEEQSRMEEAHREAMQELSAKHSQERERLSSLLEKLRSDIAEQRNEVCRLAKENIILRHKISTVREEDLRENQDDLRLHHIKQGKRSVQALRRQLSEPRRLGQQLEEENFLIQQNADQVLRHALQEVIRQHDSSASEKNGYCDREEIVSRTEKELLRSELNRCIEKVMSLDSSLQAVTQQNARLKSDLRITQQERDALKQEVISLHKQLQAANEKLLEVSVVSAGQQQGRRVWAELSELMEAEHASLTEENQQLKRQMSEMSSELQSSKEQIRHLEALSVKQRGLVKTADQEKSALKREMEALHTQLLSTRNKAQLAAVLPSSPLQLPGEQRGQLHSDGPDFNMQDEREVALLQMEERMREVELTLRNLKLLLQEKVSQLKEQLIRNSESDVLIKDLYVENAQLLKALEKTEQRQKVAEKKNFLLEEKISSLNKIVRDLGPSPLTPAPYHFTRS, encoded by the exons ATTCCCCAGAAGTCCAGCCACGCTTCGTGAAGGGCAGTAAGCGCTATGGTCGCCGCTCTGCTCCGGAGTTCATTCACACGCACGCCGATTCACACACACAGGCTGAAGATGAGGAGGAGAAAGATGAAGATGCTCAAGAGAGCGATGACAGGACTGTACCCAGGAAACGTGAG CGCTGGAATGCTGACATAAGCATTTCTGAGGAGTTTGAAGCAGAAG GTCAGTTGCATCTATGGAACCCAGATGAACCCAGCACACCACGTAGCAATGCAGTGCCACTCTGTGACATGGAGGAGCGTTTGCATAATGCTTGCCATCAGCTGTCTCTACCCATAAACGGCACGGCCACACTGCAACAGCTACACACGCTCTGCCAGCACATAGGCATTGAG GTGGGTGAGGATCTGTTGCAGTGTGCTGATGACAGTGCAATGGATGTGCAGGAGTTCATCTCATGCATAATAAACCACAGCAAACCACCCACACCCTCAGCATCTACACCTTACAGACAATTAAAGAGACTCCATTCCACTCAG TTTGATGAGTCGGGTCGTAGAATCTCGTGTGCTTTGAGCAGTACAATCGGTCTGCGGGTGTTTTCGGATTTGGATGATGGATCGGGACACGCTCCTGTTGAAACTCTGCTTTACAGGTGGATGGAAGAGGGAGTGGACAATAGCTCAGAGATCTTACAG GCTATGGATTTTAATCTGGAAGGTAAAGTGAATCTGTCTGAGCTGACCGTTGCTCTTGAGAATGAGCTGCTGAGCACTAAGAATTCAATCCACCAGGCGGCGCTAGTGAGCTTTAAGGCAGAAATCAGACATCTGCT TGAGTGCGTTGACCTGGAAAGGCGTGAGAAGGAGAGAATTCGGTTTGATCTGGACAAAGCAGAGAAACTGAAATCTCAGCTGGCATCTGAAGTTGATGACCACCATGCTGCTATTGAGCGCAATAATGAACTCAACCTCCG GAAGTTGGAGCAGGAATATAAAGAGAGTATGACCGCTCTGAGGGCAGAGCTTAGTAGAGAGGTGGAGCTTGTGCAGCAGCAGGCCAGTCAGCAACGAGAAGAGCTTGAACAGGAAATTGGCAAGATGAGAGAAGATGAAACCTTCCTACGAGAACATCTATCTCTCACCATTAAa GAAAATGGTCGTCTGGAGTCAGAGCTTATTGAGACCACAGAGAAACTGGTGGAGGCAGAAAGCCAGCTGAacaaagtgcaaaaaaatcttgaCGGTGTTTTGAAAGAGAAG TTTGGTGATTTGGATCCAGACAGCGCCGAGTTTTACCAGCAGGAGGAGCGTCTGAGACAGCTGCGCAGAAACTACGAGGAGCAGTGCAGG GCATTGCAGGATCATATAGATGAGCTGGAAGCTCAGCTGGAGGAATATAAGACTTCAGGCCACACGCCCTCAATACGTCCTGGACTGAGTCTGTCTGATGAACTGGCCAGAAAAAGTCCAGGCCCAG GTTCTCTGGAGCAGCAGCAATTAAACATGAGTCTAGAGACTGAGATGTTACTGGAGCAGCACCAGCGAGAGATAGAAAAGATCAGGGCAATG TTGTATGAAGAAAAGCGCAGTGCCGAGGAGGAGAGGAGTCATCTCTCCCTGCAGCACCAACAGGAGGTCCAGGTTTTGAGGGAGGAACTGGCAAGAGAACAAGAGAGAGCGAACAGATTGGAACAGGAAATTTCTGCCCTCAAAACTCTCCACCAGCAGGAGCTTCACTCTCTCACGCAGGAGGCGCAGGGCGCTAGAAGCCACGTAGAACAGCTAGAAGCAAAGCTACAGGTTCTGGAGGAAAAACAGACTGCCTATGAGGAGCAGATCAGAGCGCATGCTGAGGAGATGAGTCTGATGGAATCTAAGCGCCAGGAGGTGCTGCAGgagcagagagagagactgcAAGTAGAAAAGGAAAATGAGGAGAATAGGCTCAAGAAGCAGTGGAAAGAAGAGCAAAAGAGCTATGAGGAGTTGCTAAGTGCTCAGCTTGAGGAGATGCAGCAAAAAACAGAACAGGAGTGTGTTGAGCTAGAACAGAGGCTCAGGGAGGAATGGGAGCAGGAGAGGCAGGAGTTAGAGGAGAGCAGTAAGGAGGCATTGCAAGCTGTGCTGGAGGAAAGAGAGCGGAGGCTCAAGGAGGAGTGGGAGCGGGAGAGGCAGGAGCTAGAGGAGATCAGTAAGGAGACACTACAGGCTGTGCTGGAGGAGAAGTTGGAGAGGGAGAGGAGGCTCAGGCAACAGTGGGATGAGGAGCGGTCTTCATTAGAGAACAAACATCACGCTCTGCTCCTACAGCGTTTGCAGGAGGAGAGGGAACACCTCCGATCACAGCAGGAGGAGACTGAGAGCATTATAATCGAGCACTGGGGAAGAGAGAGGGCTCAGCTGGAGAAACAGCATGAGGAGGCACTGCAGGCTTGTTTGGAGCAGGAGAGGAAGAGACTGCAAGTAGAGAGAGAGGAGCAGGAGAGGAGGTGGCAGCAGGTCCTGAATGAAGAGCAGAGCCGAATGGAGGAGGCGCACAGGGAGGCCATGCAGGAGCTGAGTGCCAAACACAGCCAGGAGAGAGAAAGACTCAGCAGTCTTTTGGAAAAACTACGCTCCGATATTGCAGAACAGAG GAATGAAGTTTGTCGTCTGGCTAAAGAGAACATCATTCTGAGACACAAGATCTCGACAGTAAGGGAGGAGGACTTGAGAGAGAACCAGGATGACCTGCG ATTACATCACATCAAGCAAGGGAAGAGATCGGTACAAGCTCTTAGGAGACAG ctcTCTGAGCCTCGCCGTCTGGGACAGCAGCTAGAGGAGGAGAACTTTTTAATACAGCAGAATGCAGATCAAGTACTTCGACATGCACTCCAGGAAGTGATACGTCAACATGACAGCTCAGCCAGTGAGAAGAATGGG TATTGTGATCGGGAGGAGATTGTTTCCAGGACAGAAAAGGAATTGCTTAGATCGGAACTTAATCGGTGCATAGAAAAG GTCATGTCACTGGATTCATCTTTACAGGCGGTCACTCAGCAAAACGCTCGTCTCAAATCTGACCTACGCATCACACAGCAAGAAAGAGATGCCCTTAAACAGGAAGTGATTTCTTTGCATAAACAATTACAAGCTGCCAATGAGAAG TTGTTGGAGGTTTCCGTTGTGTCTGCTGGTCAGCAACAGGGCAGGCGAGTGTGGGCGGAGCTTTCCGAGCTGATGGAGGCGGAGCACGCCTCTCTTACAGAGGAGAACCAGCAACTCAAGCGACAGATGAGTGAGATGAGCTCAGAGCTGCAGTCTTCAAAGGAGCAG ATCCGCCATCTGGAGGCATTAAGTGTGAAACAGAGAGGACTTGTAAAAACTGCAGATCaagaaaaatcagctttaaaacGTGAAATGGAGGCTTTGCACACACAGCTGCTGTCAACACGGAACAAG GCTCAGCTGGCTGCAGTCTTGCCTTCGTCTCCTCTACAGTTGCCTGGGGAACAGAGAGGACAGCTCCATAGCGACGGCCCAGACTTTAATATGCAG GATGAGCGAGAGGTGGCGCTGTTACAGATGGAGGAGAGAATGAGAGAAGTGGAGCTCACGCTCAGAAACCTCAAACTTCTCCTGCAAGAGAAAGTCTCTCAGCTGAAAGAACAG TTGATCAGGAACAGCGAATCGGATGTGTTGATCAAAGACCTGTACGTGGAGAACGCTCAGCTGCTCAAAGCCCTGGAGAAGACAGAACAGCGTCAGAAAGTAGCAGAAAAAAAGAACTTCCTCCTGGAGGAGAAAATTTCCAGCCTCAACAAGATCGTCCGTGACCTCGGCCCTTCCCCATTAACTCCAGCTCCCTACCACTTCACACGCTCCTGa
- the nin gene encoding ninein isoform X4 codes for MALSASLCFEQEYIGVLERLMDGARDQYEERLKEVFESFDGSGLGSLSTEELTDLCRALQLEENALNTLIHTLLEDQISARVDFEQFKDALILVLSSANTNDPEECLEQPDSPEVQPRFVKGSKRYGRRSAPEFIHTHADSHTQAEDEEEKDEDAQESDDRTVPRKRERWNADISISEEFEAEGQLHLWNPDEPSTPRSNAVPLCDMEERLHNACHQLSLPINGTATLQQLHTLCQHIGIEVGEDLLQCADDSAMDVQEFISCIINHSKPPTPSASTPYRQLKRLHSTQFDESGRRISCALSSTIGLRVFSDLDDGSGHAPVETLLYRWMEEGVDNSSEILQAMDFNLEGKVNLSELTVALENELLSTKNSIHQAALVSFKAEIRHLLECVDLERREKERIRFDLDKAEKLKSQLASEVDDHHAAIERNNELNLRKLEQEYKESMTALRAELSREVELVQQQASQQREELEQEIGKMREDETFLREHLSLTIKENGRLESELIETTEKLVEAESQLNKVQKNLDGVLKEKFGDLDPDSAEFYQQEERLRQLRRNYEEQCRALQDHIDELEAQLEEYKTSGHTPSIRPGLSLSDELARKSPGPGSLEQQQLNMSLETEMLLEQHQREIEKIRAMLYEEKRSAEEERSHLSLQHQQEVQVLREELAREQERANRLEQEISALKTLHQQELHSLTQEAQGARSHVEQLEAKLQVLEEKQTAYEEQIRAHAEEMSLMESKRQEVLQEQRERLQVEKENEENRLKKQWKEEQKSYEELLSAQLEEMQQKTEQECVELEQRLREEWEQERQELEESSKEALQAVLEERERRLKEEWERERQELEEISKETLQAVLEEKLERERRLRQQWDEERSSLENKHHALLLQRLQEEREHLRSQQEETESIIIEHWGRERAQLEKQHEEALQACLEQERKRLQVEREEQERRWQQVLNEEQSRMEEAHREAMQELSAKHSQERERLSSLLEKLRSDIAEQRNEVCRLAKENIILRHKISTVREEDLRENQDDLRLHHIKQGKRSVQALRRQLSEPRRLGQQLEEENFLIQQNADQVLRHALQEVIRQHDSSASEKNGYCDREEIVSRTEKELLRSELNRCIEKVMSLDSSLQAVTQQNARLKSDLRITQQERDALKQEVISLHKQLQAANEKLLEVSVVSAGQQQGRRVWAELSELMEAEHASLTEENQQLKRQMSEMSSELQSSKEQIRHLEALSVKQRGLVKTADQEKSALKREMEALHTQLLSTRNKAQLAAVLPSSPLQLPGEQRGQLHSDGPDFNMQV; via the exons ATTCCCCAGAAGTCCAGCCACGCTTCGTGAAGGGCAGTAAGCGCTATGGTCGCCGCTCTGCTCCGGAGTTCATTCACACGCACGCCGATTCACACACACAGGCTGAAGATGAGGAGGAGAAAGATGAAGATGCTCAAGAGAGCGATGACAGGACTGTACCCAGGAAACGTGAG CGCTGGAATGCTGACATAAGCATTTCTGAGGAGTTTGAAGCAGAAG GTCAGTTGCATCTATGGAACCCAGATGAACCCAGCACACCACGTAGCAATGCAGTGCCACTCTGTGACATGGAGGAGCGTTTGCATAATGCTTGCCATCAGCTGTCTCTACCCATAAACGGCACGGCCACACTGCAACAGCTACACACGCTCTGCCAGCACATAGGCATTGAG GTGGGTGAGGATCTGTTGCAGTGTGCTGATGACAGTGCAATGGATGTGCAGGAGTTCATCTCATGCATAATAAACCACAGCAAACCACCCACACCCTCAGCATCTACACCTTACAGACAATTAAAGAGACTCCATTCCACTCAG TTTGATGAGTCGGGTCGTAGAATCTCGTGTGCTTTGAGCAGTACAATCGGTCTGCGGGTGTTTTCGGATTTGGATGATGGATCGGGACACGCTCCTGTTGAAACTCTGCTTTACAGGTGGATGGAAGAGGGAGTGGACAATAGCTCAGAGATCTTACAG GCTATGGATTTTAATCTGGAAGGTAAAGTGAATCTGTCTGAGCTGACCGTTGCTCTTGAGAATGAGCTGCTGAGCACTAAGAATTCAATCCACCAGGCGGCGCTAGTGAGCTTTAAGGCAGAAATCAGACATCTGCT TGAGTGCGTTGACCTGGAAAGGCGTGAGAAGGAGAGAATTCGGTTTGATCTGGACAAAGCAGAGAAACTGAAATCTCAGCTGGCATCTGAAGTTGATGACCACCATGCTGCTATTGAGCGCAATAATGAACTCAACCTCCG GAAGTTGGAGCAGGAATATAAAGAGAGTATGACCGCTCTGAGGGCAGAGCTTAGTAGAGAGGTGGAGCTTGTGCAGCAGCAGGCCAGTCAGCAACGAGAAGAGCTTGAACAGGAAATTGGCAAGATGAGAGAAGATGAAACCTTCCTACGAGAACATCTATCTCTCACCATTAAa GAAAATGGTCGTCTGGAGTCAGAGCTTATTGAGACCACAGAGAAACTGGTGGAGGCAGAAAGCCAGCTGAacaaagtgcaaaaaaatcttgaCGGTGTTTTGAAAGAGAAG TTTGGTGATTTGGATCCAGACAGCGCCGAGTTTTACCAGCAGGAGGAGCGTCTGAGACAGCTGCGCAGAAACTACGAGGAGCAGTGCAGG GCATTGCAGGATCATATAGATGAGCTGGAAGCTCAGCTGGAGGAATATAAGACTTCAGGCCACACGCCCTCAATACGTCCTGGACTGAGTCTGTCTGATGAACTGGCCAGAAAAAGTCCAGGCCCAG GTTCTCTGGAGCAGCAGCAATTAAACATGAGTCTAGAGACTGAGATGTTACTGGAGCAGCACCAGCGAGAGATAGAAAAGATCAGGGCAATG TTGTATGAAGAAAAGCGCAGTGCCGAGGAGGAGAGGAGTCATCTCTCCCTGCAGCACCAACAGGAGGTCCAGGTTTTGAGGGAGGAACTGGCAAGAGAACAAGAGAGAGCGAACAGATTGGAACAGGAAATTTCTGCCCTCAAAACTCTCCACCAGCAGGAGCTTCACTCTCTCACGCAGGAGGCGCAGGGCGCTAGAAGCCACGTAGAACAGCTAGAAGCAAAGCTACAGGTTCTGGAGGAAAAACAGACTGCCTATGAGGAGCAGATCAGAGCGCATGCTGAGGAGATGAGTCTGATGGAATCTAAGCGCCAGGAGGTGCTGCAGgagcagagagagagactgcAAGTAGAAAAGGAAAATGAGGAGAATAGGCTCAAGAAGCAGTGGAAAGAAGAGCAAAAGAGCTATGAGGAGTTGCTAAGTGCTCAGCTTGAGGAGATGCAGCAAAAAACAGAACAGGAGTGTGTTGAGCTAGAACAGAGGCTCAGGGAGGAATGGGAGCAGGAGAGGCAGGAGTTAGAGGAGAGCAGTAAGGAGGCATTGCAAGCTGTGCTGGAGGAAAGAGAGCGGAGGCTCAAGGAGGAGTGGGAGCGGGAGAGGCAGGAGCTAGAGGAGATCAGTAAGGAGACACTACAGGCTGTGCTGGAGGAGAAGTTGGAGAGGGAGAGGAGGCTCAGGCAACAGTGGGATGAGGAGCGGTCTTCATTAGAGAACAAACATCACGCTCTGCTCCTACAGCGTTTGCAGGAGGAGAGGGAACACCTCCGATCACAGCAGGAGGAGACTGAGAGCATTATAATCGAGCACTGGGGAAGAGAGAGGGCTCAGCTGGAGAAACAGCATGAGGAGGCACTGCAGGCTTGTTTGGAGCAGGAGAGGAAGAGACTGCAAGTAGAGAGAGAGGAGCAGGAGAGGAGGTGGCAGCAGGTCCTGAATGAAGAGCAGAGCCGAATGGAGGAGGCGCACAGGGAGGCCATGCAGGAGCTGAGTGCCAAACACAGCCAGGAGAGAGAAAGACTCAGCAGTCTTTTGGAAAAACTACGCTCCGATATTGCAGAACAGAG GAATGAAGTTTGTCGTCTGGCTAAAGAGAACATCATTCTGAGACACAAGATCTCGACAGTAAGGGAGGAGGACTTGAGAGAGAACCAGGATGACCTGCG ATTACATCACATCAAGCAAGGGAAGAGATCGGTACAAGCTCTTAGGAGACAG ctcTCTGAGCCTCGCCGTCTGGGACAGCAGCTAGAGGAGGAGAACTTTTTAATACAGCAGAATGCAGATCAAGTACTTCGACATGCACTCCAGGAAGTGATACGTCAACATGACAGCTCAGCCAGTGAGAAGAATGGG TATTGTGATCGGGAGGAGATTGTTTCCAGGACAGAAAAGGAATTGCTTAGATCGGAACTTAATCGGTGCATAGAAAAG GTCATGTCACTGGATTCATCTTTACAGGCGGTCACTCAGCAAAACGCTCGTCTCAAATCTGACCTACGCATCACACAGCAAGAAAGAGATGCCCTTAAACAGGAAGTGATTTCTTTGCATAAACAATTACAAGCTGCCAATGAGAAG TTGTTGGAGGTTTCCGTTGTGTCTGCTGGTCAGCAACAGGGCAGGCGAGTGTGGGCGGAGCTTTCCGAGCTGATGGAGGCGGAGCACGCCTCTCTTACAGAGGAGAACCAGCAACTCAAGCGACAGATGAGTGAGATGAGCTCAGAGCTGCAGTCTTCAAAGGAGCAG ATCCGCCATCTGGAGGCATTAAGTGTGAAACAGAGAGGACTTGTAAAAACTGCAGATCaagaaaaatcagctttaaaacGTGAAATGGAGGCTTTGCACACACAGCTGCTGTCAACACGGAACAAG GCTCAGCTGGCTGCAGTCTTGCCTTCGTCTCCTCTACAGTTGCCTGGGGAACAGAGAGGACAGCTCCATAGCGACGGCCCAGACTTTAATATGCAG GTGTAA